The region AATGCGAGCACCTCCGACATGCCGCTTGAACCAAACAGTCAGGATTTCGGGTATTCACTTGGGGTGCTTCACCATCTCCCAGATACTACTCGCGCTCAGAAGTGTTGAAAAAGAGTTTAAGAGACTAGAAAAAAAAGAAGAAATGTTGTATTTTTCCTCAAAAGCAGAAAAAACAATCAGTCTATTACGATATCTTTTGCAACTCTTGTCAAGTGTATTGTCAATCCGCTCAGCCCGTGTGACTACCCCGTCCTCAACTCTCAATTATTCCTCAAAATCTGGTTGATCTACATTCTTGACCAAGGGTTAACCAGCATAGTAGCATTATTTTATCCCTTGAATAATTCAGGGATTAGGGTGGACATATCCACTTTTTCAAAGTTAACAGAACAATGAAAGTGCTCATTCTAACGAGGTACGAATCGCTTGGGGCGAGTAGCCGTGTACGGTTTATGCAGTATCTGCCGCTTCTGCAGGAGGCTGGTATCGAAGCCTTGATATGTCCCCTGTTGAATGACGGGTACATTCAATCCCTTTACTCAGGGTCTAGACCTCTGGTTAATATATTGAGTCGATATTGGAAAAGAATCCTTGATCTATTGAGGATCGGGAGATTTGACATTTTATGGATTGAGAAAGAGCTATTCCCCTGGTTACCCGATTGGATCGAAAAAATGTTTTTACAATCGGCTCCTCCTTTTATTTTAGATTTTGATGATGCGATTTTTCATAATTACGATCAATCTCGATCAATTCTGGTAAATAAATTGTTGGGAAGAAAGATAGACTCGCTGATGAAGTGTGCCGATCTGGTCATGGCTGGCAATCCGTACATTGCAACGCGCGCTATCGACGCTGGGGCAAAAAAAGTCGTCGTCGTGCCGACAGTAGTTGACCTTAAGCGGTATGACATAACTGTAGTTCATCATGACAAGGCTGTTGTGACAATTGGCTGGATAGGGTCCCCTTCTACGGCCAATTACTTGCACATAGTGCAGGAACCCTTGCGGGAACTAAGTACCCGCTATTCTATTCGCTGTGTGGCTATTGGGGCGCGTCGTGAACAACTCTTGGGTACGCCATTTGAACCTCGCCCTTGGGCTGAAAAAACAGAGGCCTCCGAACTGGCTGCGTTAGACATTGGCATCATGCCTTTACCTGACGCGCCATGGGAGCGCGGCAAATGCGGGTACAAGCTAATTCAGTACATGGCCTGCGGTTTGCCAGTGGTTGCTTCACCGGTTGGTGTGAACTGTGAGATTGTCGAGCACGGTGTCAACGGGTTTCTCGCCAGTACCGATGCGGAGTGGCGGCACGCGATTGAGACTTTGATTAACGATGCCGATCTACGCTCTCGCATGGGGGCAGCCGGGCGCCGCAAAGTAGAACATGAATACTCATTACAGGTGTGGGGAGACAGGGTGGCAGAATTGTTTCTTGATGTGGCCAAAAGTTGAGCGGGGCTTGGGCTGGATGGTAGTTTAGAGACAGACGCAGTACAGCAGGTCGCTTTCTAAAGCCCTACCGCTAATCAAGGCCTGTCTCTTAAGCATTTTTTTCATTCTGTCATTCAAATGCTCTACTCAAATTTTTCAGGTGAGTCGTGCCACTATCCATCACCAGCTAAGGGGGACAACTGAGCGCGCACCCTTGTTCCCCGTTGTTCTTGGACACTCGATTGGCAGTCCTTAGCGGCAGACGTTGTAGTCCATTCCGATCCGGGTTTAATCGGTGCGCTGAAGCGAGCGCGGATCTATGCATGGTCAAATGGTTCTATTGCAGAAGTGTTGCAAGATAGATTAAGAGGCTAGAAAAAAGGGAACAAATGTCATATTCTTCCCTTAGAAGAAGGAAGAATACAAATTTACTACGTCATCTTTTGCAACTCTTGTCAAGTCTATTCTCAAATTAAGGTAGACATCTTCACTTTTTCGAAAGCCAACAAAACTCAGGACATCAGCTTATTCGAAGGTATTTACACTCACTTGATGTCTCAAGCAAAAAGAGACATCATTCTTCCATTCTGATGGTGTTTCCTATCGATTCAACTGTCATTAGCCTGACGAGTGAACTCTTTTTTCTATCAATATCATCAAGTGAAGTTAATTACAGGATTTATTTAACAGAGAATATTCTGGGTAAAGCGGTGATTTCTTTTTGGGGAGAGACATGACCTGAGCTTTCAAGAGGAGATTCTAGGAATGATCTCTGAGAATGCTGTTGTGGTAATGGATAGAGGGTTTGCAAGTTGGAAATTTTTAGAGCAACTGAGTGAGAGGAACTGTTTATTTGTTGTACGTCTCAAAAATAATATGAGAATGAAGTTCAATGATCATAGATATCGAGTAGTTGAATTTTATGACGAGAATCAAAGGGAGTTTTGTCTTGCGACGAATCTAAAGCATCTGAGTGATGAGGAAGTGAGTCAACTATATCGGCATCGGTGGGCGATTGAGAATCTATGGAAATTTCTGAAGATGCATTTATCCTTAGACAGGCTGATTGCAAAGAGCTTGAAGGGAATGGTGAATCAGATTTATATGTTTCTAATTGTATATTTAATTTTAGAGCTAGTGGATGTACCTAAATACTTTGGGAGGAAGCTATTAGATAAATTGCGATATCTGCAACTCGAACTCAGTCGTGGGTGCTCGGTAGTGCATTGGTGCTTTGATTGGCAGCCAGAGCAACTCATCACTTAGAATGTTAAGTTTTGTTTCGGGATTCAACACTTCTCGGCTCAAACTATGGCAATGGGCACGACCTAGGCACCCAAACCAACCTACCAGATGGATTAGGAACAAATACTTCACAAGGTAGGCAATAAGAATTGGGTGTTCAGCACTCTATTGAAGGCCAAGAAAAACAACCTGACGGCCATATACCTCATCAAAGCGTCAGGCAGACCCATACAACGCCATGTCAAAATCAAAAGTGAAGCTAATCCATTCCTGCCCAAATGGGAAGAGTACTTCCAGAACCATCGGAAAAACTAAAGAACCACTGAACGAGTATCGAAGAACCAAACGGCTTGTCTGGAAACGATAAGGCGGAATCTGTCCAGTTTGTGGCGAGCCAATCACACAGGACACCCCTGTGGAAACTCATCACAGCCTACCCCGCCACAAGGGTGGGACAGATGAACTGGACAACCTCGTCTTAATCCACACACACTGCCACAAACAGGTGCATAGTCGCAGTTGTCAACACAGCCGGCTCCTGTCACAAGAGGCTTTGTAGAGGCTTAAGCCGGATGCGGGGAAACTCGCACGTCCGGTTCCTAGAGGGACAAGATGGCAGTAATGTCTCCTTGCTACTCGACTGAGGGAGGCGATCGCCCCGGGTTTGATCCAGCCACTCAAAAATCCAATCCAACTGCTCCAACGTCATCAGACCATACTGCCAAAGAATAATTGGCAACGAAGCCCGTTGCTGCTGCCATTGGCGCACAGCCATAGCAATGCTCTGCGGGGGCAATGCCAGTTCCTGTTCAAGATAGTGGAACAGTTGAGGAGAGTAGAGCATTGCAGGTAACAGTGGTTGATTAACAGGGATAACGGTGTATTTAGGGGTTTAGACATGCAGTATAGCAACGGGATTCTCAGGATAGGGCGAATTTAACAAAAGCGGCACATCACCTGAGAAGACCCTGGGGCTGATTGCAATGTTTCGCAGCATACCCTTAAGATAATTAAAAAAGATGCCCAATTTGTAAATTTTTATTACGATGCTTCAGCAACTTCAGCGCTGGTTTTGCCAAATTGCTTTAGGGATGGTGCTTGTCAGCCTCTGCTGGCTGGGGGCGATCGCCCCTGCCCATGGCTTCAACAATCCAGAGTTGTTACCCGCTGAGCCAACCAATGTCGTTGACTTAGCAGAAATTCTGACACCCGTTCAAAAAAAACACCTTGACAGCGAACTAGCAGAATTTGAAGCACAGACGGGCTGGAAATTGCGTGTCCTCACCCAGTACGATCGCACCCCCGGCTTGGCAGTGCGAGATTTTTGGGACTTAGATGATCGCAGTATTCTCCTAGTGGCCGACACGCGGGGCGGCAATCTCTTGAACTTTAATGTTGGTGACACCGCCTACCGCGTCCTCCAGCGCACCTTTTGGGTGGAATTGCAAACCCGCTTTGGCAACCAATACTTTGTCCGCGATAATGGCGAGGATCAGGCAATCCTACAATCTCTCCATGCCATTGAAACCTGCCTTGCCCAGGGCGGCTGCCGTGCTGTGCCGGGATTGCCCCAAGAGCAATGGATCCTTACCCTCGCCACCTCGATCTTTGGCGGTATCATTTTGGGATTTGTCGCTCGTCCCCGCCGTGCCGATGAAAAAGTAGCTTGGAAATGGATTCTTCTCTTTTCGCCGCTGTGGGGGATGCTGTTCTTTGCCTTTGGCCTTGGCCCTGTTGTGGTGCGCACCCAAGAATGGCTACCCGTTCTGCGCAATGTGGCCGGTTTTGCCCTAGGTGCCATTGTTGCCTTTTTGATTCCTGCACCCAGTGGCCCACCCCTCGTACCTGAGGAATAGGCACCTTTAAGCATCTGGATTGGAAAATCGCCTAGGATTGGGGTTAGCTACACGATAACCTTGGTGAGGGAGCCCATCCTGTGCCATGAACAGTCATTATTCCTCGCGTCATATTGTTGGCATTGTCAAAGGCCCTGGCGACAGCGGTAGTGAATACGTCTTTATTACTGCTGATCCCCAGCCTGTGCGAATCGGTGAATTTGTCTATTACGAGTTGAGCCATTCCCCCAGTGTGACCTCGAAGTCCCCTGCTGGTGCTGTTCACCAAGTCCTGGGTAAAATTACTGGCTGCCGTCTGATTGAGCATCTGCCGGATCGCATGTTTGCCGATTACGAACTGAATCCCGGTGCTGTGGCTGCTCTAATTGGTTTTACCTGTGAACCGGCGGAACTCTATGAGATGACCGTAGAAGTGATCGGCGAATTTCATAGGGCCTTTGGCTTTAATAATTTGCGGCGGCTGCCCCTACCCGGTGCCAAGGTCTATTTAGCGGAAGATCACCTGCTACAGGAGGTCCTCAACAAGAAAAAGCCAGCGATGCCGGGGGCTGCTCATATCGGGTGGCTATTGTTGCGCGAGGAGGGCGCTGTTCCCATTGCCCTTGATGTCAAAGAACTGGTGAGTACCCATGTGGCCATCCTTGCAGGGACAGGGTCAGGAAAATCCTATACCGCAGGTGTGTTGGTGGAGGAATTGCTGTCCCCCAAAAATCGGGCAGCGGTGCTGATCCTTGACCCCCATGGGGAATACGACACCTTGACCCAAATGAGGGGACACCCCGCTTTTCAAGGGGAAGATGGCTATCAACCCCAGGTGAAGATCATTAGACCAGAAAACGTTAAAATTCGGGTCTCCTCCCTTGAGTTTTACGATATTCTCACCCTGCTTCCCCCAATGAGCGATCGCCAGCAGGCCATTCTCAAAAAAGCCTATGATGAAGTACGCCGCCGCTCTCGCAAGCACGATGGCCATTGGAGTACCCAAGAGTTGATTGCAGCGGTCTATGAGGTGGATCGCGTTGAAGATGAAGAGGGCAATGTCAAGCAGGGGTCCTCTGCCGATGCTTTGGCTTGGAAGCTGGAAAAAATGCAGCGCTCCGACTATTTCCATGCCTATGAGCACCTACCGCCGAAGCAGTTATTCACCCCCGGCCAAGTGACCATTCTGCAAATGAATGAGATTCCCCTTGAGGAGCAGCAGGTCATTGCCACCGCAATTTTGCGCCAGGCTAACCATGCCCGCATGAATACCCAAAAAGGCCAGGTCTATGAAGGCGATGAGCAATACCTACCTTACCCAGTTTTTATTTTGATTGAGGAGGCCCATCGCTTTGCCCCTGCCCATGAACCCTCGCAATGTAAGCGGGTGCTGCGCACGATTCTCAGTGAAGGCCGTAAATTTGGCCTAGGGGTGGGACTGATTACTCAGCGTCCGGGCAAACTGGATAGCGATGTTCTCTCCCAGTGTATGAGCCAGTTTATTCTGCGGATTGTCAACCCCGTAGATCAAGAGAGCCTGAAGCATGGCGTCGAAGCGGCTGGTCGAGATTTGCTCAGAGAACTGCCCGCCCTCAGTAAGGGGCAAGTGATTATTGCTGGGCCCTGTGTGAATACCCCCGTCCTCTGCCGGGTGCGGCAACGCTTGACGACTCACGGGGGTGACACGCTGGATGCCCCTGCCCTGTGGCAAGAGTATTTTGCTGAAGACAAACAGTTGGATCGTCAGGTGGCGACGGCAGACCCAGCACCCCGTCCTAAACCGCAAACCGTTGGCCGGAGGTCGCTCGAATAGCTAATAACTACCTGTTTTGACATCCCCCCTGGCTTGAAGGCCAAAGAGTCCTACGGCGCTCAAGCGTGCATTAACCGCTCCTGAGTCGCTTCGGCGGGTTCCTGGGCCGAGTGCGCAACCGCTGCTCGTATTTTCCCCGGCGTTACTTCCGACGTGTCCCGCCGTCGATCAGCGTGGTTGCTGCTGATAAATACATTACGGCACGACACCTCGTCCGCGCTATCCTTCCTCGCCCTGAGCGGCGGGGCTTGTCGTGCGTTTTGGTCAACTCCAAGAAAATGTGCTAACCTAAAAGTAGCTCTACCCAAGGGGCTGAAACGGCTTCGACGTCCTAGTGAAAGTTGGGCTGTGATGCAGGTCGAGAGTGGACTATCTCTCGTTAATCCAGAGTCCAAGCCAAAAGTAACTGCGAACAACATCGTTCCTTTCGCTCGTAAAGCTGCTGCGGTAGCCTAAGACCTCTAAACAGGTTCGAGCACTCGTTGTCCGACTCCGTTAAGGGCAGCGGGTTAACCCCAACGGATGCGCTAGACAGTTCTCTCTGGTGGGCTGTTTAGCAAAGACTCGACCAGAGCATCCTACTGTTCGGGATAAGGAACAGTCCCCGCCTGAGGGTCAAAAAGGCTAAGCCTGTGAAAGAGCAGTCGATGAATAGCTAGGGCGGACACGGGTTCGACTCCCGTCAGCTCCATTATTTCCCATTCAAAAAATTCAAAATCCCTTGGGCGATCGCCCGTGCCATTTGGGTTCGCCATGCCGGATTCTGGAAATTGGCAGCATCCTCCGCACCCGTGACAAATCCTGTCTCGACAAGGGCAGAGTCCATTGAGGTATTGCGGATGACGTAGAATCGGGCTGATCGTACCCCGCGATCGCGAATGTTCAAGGAGCTGAGAATACTCTTGTGAATGGCAGTTGCGAGGCGGCTGGAGCGTCCGGGGGCAAAGTAGGTTTCCAATCCATTGACATCGGGGCGAGCCAGACTAATGGCATTGGCGTGAATACTTACAAAGGCATTTGCCCGTGCCCGTTCGGCAATGGCTACCCGAGGAGCTAAGTCTAAATCAATATCGGTAGTGCGGGTCATTATCACCTGCACACCTTGTTGTTGCAAAAATTGCGAAACTTGCAGGCTGATATCAAGAACAATATCCTTCTCACGAATGCCACCAATACCAATGGCACCGGGATCGCTTGCGCCATGTCCAGGATCAACAACCACCACAAAACGACCCCGGGGTACGGCCTGAGGGGGGGGCTGGGTTGTGGCTGTGGGAGGGATATCGATGGGTGTTGGGACACTCGGGGGCGAGTCATTCACCCCTTGAATTTGCACCACAAAGGATTCCCCAGAGAGAGGACGAGGTCCAAGGATGCGAAAGTTGGGCGCTGGGGTCAGGAGAATAGAAACCGTTTGATGATCCTCTTGGCGAAACTCAATATTGCTCAGGGGGCTACCGGTGACAACGCGAGGTTTGCGCAGGTTACTGTCCAACTGTGCTTGCCGTAGGCGAATGCGATAGCGATTGCCTTCCCAGCCCACGCTATAGAAAACGGTACGATCCCCCTGAATCAGCAACTCTCGTCCCCCCAAGTCAACGCGTTGGATGGTTGTGATCGGGGTTTGGGCACGGGCCGCAGGAATCACACTAGGTCGTGGGGGGGGCGGCGGTGTCATTCCCGTGGTTGAGGGCACAATCACGAAGCCATCATTACGGGGAATCACTTGCCAATCGGCATCTTGGGCATCAATATCGAGGGTGATTTGGACTTGGCGGTTGCTCTGGGCACGGATTTCGGCACGGATGGGATCCCGACCAAAGCGGCGCAGTTCCAAGCGCCGAGGACTAAAGTTGCGAATGAGTTCACTATTGCTAAGAAGGATTTCAATGCGATCGCGCCGGGGACGGCGAATGGTGTAACTTTCTTCGGACAAGGGGCGATCGGCAAACACGAGAAAACCCGTCCCATCGGCCCGCCAACTGCGAATTTGCAGGGGCTCTGTGGGCGTTATCGCAGGGGTGGAAGAGGAAGACGCTGGGGCCAGCGTTGGTAGCGAAACGGTTTGCTGCTGGGGTGGGGGCAGTTGCACCAACCAGTTATTGGCTGTGACTCCTCGAAAGCGCACCTGCTGCGGGTCAATTGTAAAACCCGCCGCATATTCAACCACAATCCGCGTGGTTTGGGGGTCAAACTGGGCAACCCGCACTTGGCGAATGGCACCACTGTAGTTTTGACTCATTTGGGGGCTGCCGAGAACGACACCAGGCAAATCAATGACAAGACGGGTCGGGTTATAGACCAACTCAGCACGGGGCTGAACAGGGCGTTCGGTGCGAATTTCCAGTTGATTCGTGGCAGGGTTGAGGCGCCACAATTGCAGATCCCTGGCTGTAGCCGGCTGAGCGATAACCCACGCGGCGGTAGGTGCCCATAGACAACTCACCACAGCGCGAAATTGCCAAGAATGCCACAGTTGCTCCATTCCCTTTCCTCCACCAGCGATGCGCAATCCCACGGTTCAGTTGGTTCGCCAACCCACGCCCTCAAACGTGCTCAGCATACTTGATCGGGGATAGGTGTGTGAACTGGCACACCCTGCGATTTGGTTTTGCGCGATCGCCCCCCATCAAATTCAAATTTCAGCCTAGTTGCTTCAAGCTCACTTAGACGCACACCGTCCTC is a window of Thermosynechococcus vestitus BP-1 DNA encoding:
- a CDS encoding DUF2949 domain-containing protein; the protein is MLYSPQLFHYLEQELALPPQSIAMAVRQWQQQRASLPIILWQYGLMTLEQLDWIFEWLDQTRGDRLPQSSSKETLLPSCPSRNRTCEFPRIRLKPLQSLL
- a CDS encoding N-acetylmuramoyl-L-alanine amidase, with amino-acid sequence MEQLWHSWQFRAVVSCLWAPTAAWVIAQPATARDLQLWRLNPATNQLEIRTERPVQPRAELVYNPTRLVIDLPGVVLGSPQMSQNYSGAIRQVRVAQFDPQTTRIVVEYAAGFTIDPQQVRFRGVTANNWLVQLPPPQQQTVSLPTLAPASSSSTPAITPTEPLQIRSWRADGTGFLVFADRPLSEESYTIRRPRRDRIEILLSNSELIRNFSPRRLELRRFGRDPIRAEIRAQSNRQVQITLDIDAQDADWQVIPRNDGFVIVPSTTGMTPPPPPRPSVIPAARAQTPITTIQRVDLGGRELLIQGDRTVFYSVGWEGNRYRIRLRQAQLDSNLRKPRVVTGSPLSNIEFRQEDHQTVSILLTPAPNFRILGPRPLSGESFVVQIQGVNDSPPSVPTPIDIPPTATTQPPPQAVPRGRFVVVVDPGHGASDPGAIGIGGIREKDIVLDISLQVSQFLQQQGVQVIMTRTTDIDLDLAPRVAIAERARANAFVSIHANAISLARPDVNGLETYFAPGRSSRLATAIHKSILSSLNIRDRGVRSARFYVIRNTSMDSALVETGFVTGAEDAANFQNPAWRTQMARAIAQGILNFLNGK
- a CDS encoding helicase HerA domain-containing protein, whose amino-acid sequence is MNSHYSSRHIVGIVKGPGDSGSEYVFITADPQPVRIGEFVYYELSHSPSVTSKSPAGAVHQVLGKITGCRLIEHLPDRMFADYELNPGAVAALIGFTCEPAELYEMTVEVIGEFHRAFGFNNLRRLPLPGAKVYLAEDHLLQEVLNKKKPAMPGAAHIGWLLLREEGAVPIALDVKELVSTHVAILAGTGSGKSYTAGVLVEELLSPKNRAAVLILDPHGEYDTLTQMRGHPAFQGEDGYQPQVKIIRPENVKIRVSSLEFYDILTLLPPMSDRQQAILKKAYDEVRRRSRKHDGHWSTQELIAAVYEVDRVEDEEGNVKQGSSADALAWKLEKMQRSDYFHAYEHLPPKQLFTPGQVTILQMNEIPLEEQQVIATAILRQANHARMNTQKGQVYEGDEQYLPYPVFILIEEAHRFAPAHEPSQCKRVLRTILSEGRKFGLGVGLITQRPGKLDSDVLSQCMSQFILRIVNPVDQESLKHGVEAAGRDLLRELPALSKGQVIIAGPCVNTPVLCRVRQRLTTHGGDTLDAPALWQEYFAEDKQLDRQVATADPAPRPKPQTVGRRSLE
- a CDS encoding TPM domain-containing protein, translating into MLQQLQRWFCQIALGMVLVSLCWLGAIAPAHGFNNPELLPAEPTNVVDLAEILTPVQKKHLDSELAEFEAQTGWKLRVLTQYDRTPGLAVRDFWDLDDRSILLVADTRGGNLLNFNVGDTAYRVLQRTFWVELQTRFGNQYFVRDNGEDQAILQSLHAIETCLAQGGCRAVPGLPQEQWILTLATSIFGGIILGFVARPRRADEKVAWKWILLFSPLWGMLFFAFGLGPVVVRTQEWLPVLRNVAGFALGAIVAFLIPAPSGPPLVPEE
- a CDS encoding HNH endonuclease, which codes for MCPVCGEPITQDTPVETHHSLPRHKGGTDELDNLVLIHTHCHKQVHSRSCQHSRLLSQEAL
- a CDS encoding glycosyltransferase family 4 protein, with the translated sequence MFLQSAPPFILDFDDAIFHNYDQSRSILVNKLLGRKIDSLMKCADLVMAGNPYIATRAIDAGAKKVVVVPTVVDLKRYDITVVHHDKAVVTIGWIGSPSTANYLHIVQEPLRELSTRYSIRCVAIGARREQLLGTPFEPRPWAEKTEASELAALDIGIMPLPDAPWERGKCGYKLIQYMACGLPVVASPVGVNCEIVEHGVNGFLASTDAEWRHAIETLINDADLRSRMGAAGRRKVEHEYSLQVWGDRVAELFLDVAKS